ttagtactgaggacagacagattagtactgaggacagacagattagtactgaggacagagacagacagattagtactgaggacagagaTATACAGATTAGTATTGAGGACAGagacaggtggtgagggtaggtaacaacatctccaccccactgatcctcaacactgggtccccacaagggtgcgttctcagccctctcctgtactccctgttcacccacgactgcgtggccatgcacgcctccaactcaatcatcaagttttcagatgacacaacagtggtaggcttgattaccaacaatgacgagacggcctacagggaggaggtgagggctctgggagtgtggtgtcaggaaaataacctcacactcaatgtcaacaaaacaaaggagatgattgtggacttcagaaaacagcagagggaacacccccctagccacatcaatgggacagtagtggagaaggtggaaagttttaagttcctcggcgtacacatcacagacaaactgaaatggtccacccacacagacagcatcgtgaagaaggcgcagcagcgcctcttcaacctcaggaggctgaagaaatttggcttgtcaccaaaagcactcacaaacttctacagatgcacaatcgagagcatcctggcgggctgtatcaccgcctggtacggcaactgctccgccctcaaccgtaaggctctccagagggtagtgaggtctgcacaacgcatcaccgggggcaaactacctgccctccaggacacctacaccacctgatgtcacaggaaggccaaaatgatcatcaaggacatcaaccacccgagccactgcctgttcaccccgctatcatccagaaggagaggtcagtacaggtgcatcaaagctgggaccgagagactgaaaaacagcttctatctcaaggccatcagactgttaaacagccatcactaacattgagaggctgctgccaacacactgactcaactccagccactttaaaaatgaaaaattgatgtaataaatgtatcactagtcaccttaaacaatgccactttatataatgtttacataccctacattactcatctaatatgtatatactgtactctataccatctactgcatcttgccatctttatgtagtaCATGTATCActaccacttaatataatgtttacataccctacattactcatctcatatgtatatactgtactctataccacctgctgcatcttgccatctttatgtagtaCATGTATCActaccacttaatataatgtttacataccctacattactcatctcatatgtatatactgtactctataccatctactgcatcttgccatctttatgtagtaCATGTATCActaccacttaatataatgtttacataccctacattactcatctcatatgtatatagtgtactctataccacctgctgcatcttgccatctttatgtagtaCATGTATCActaccacttaatataatgtttacataccctacattactcatctcatatgtatatactgtactctataccatctactgcatcttgccatctttatgtagtaCATGTATCActaccacttaatataatgtttacataccctacattactcatctcatatgtatatagtgtactctataccacctgctgcatcttgccatctttatgtagtaCATGTATCActaccacttaatataatgtttacataccctacattactcatctcatatgtatatactgtactctataccatctactgcatcttgccatctttatgtagtaCATGTATCActaccacttaatataatgtttacataccctacattactcatctcatatgtatatactgtattctataccatctactgcatcttgcctatgctgcacggccatcgctcatccatatatttatatgtacatattcttactcattcctttacacttggcgcttgtaacgccagggtagtgggttcgatccccgggaccacccatacgtagaatgtatgcacacatgactgtaagtcgctttggataaaagcgtctgctaaatggcatatattattattattattattattagaagtTAGTTGTTGTGAAATCGTTAGGTTCGAttacttgttaaatattactgcactgtcgggactagaagcacaagcatttcgctacactcgcaataacatctgccaaccatgtgtttgtgaccaataacatctgccaaccatgtgtttgtgaccaataacatttgccaaccatgtgtttgtgaccaataacatgtgattAGATGTATCCCCCATAGAGCtgtggttaacagtagtgcactgaatAGGTAATAGGGCACCATCTGGCACACATACAGGGTCACGAGATCCAGGATCTGTTCACCCTCCCCTCCGACATCCTGAACCTTAACCTGTAGAGGGTGATACACCAAACTGAGTTGGGGTCAGCACCTAGGGTAAACAGTGaagggtcagaggttagaggtgaCTCACCGTCCGGTCCTGACAGAGAGGTTCTGGCCCAGGAACCTGAGGAGGTGTCGAGGTCCGTGCTCCCACAGACACGCGTGGGCCCAGTCCTCAGCTGATTTAGACAGGGTCTCGTCCcacgtctacacacacacacacacacacacacacacacacacacacacacacacacacacacacacacacacacacacacacacacacacacacacacacacacacacacacacacacaagtagaaacatacacacacacacacattcacacacacatacaaacgcacacacaaagacacgCAGAGAACATAAGAAAATGTAGAAAAGTGAATTACATGGACTGCAATGTAGGTTGTCTATAATCCATGTTCCCCTACTAAATCTTATCTATAATCCATATTCCCCTACTAAATCTTATCTATAATCCATGTTCCCCAACTAAAGGTTGTCTATAATCCATGTTCCCCTACTAAAGGTTGTCTATAATCCATGTTCCCCTACTAAAGGTTGTCTATAATCCATGTTCCCCTACTAAAGGTTGTCTATAATCCATGTTCCCCAACTAAAGGTTGTCTATAATCCATGTTCCCCAACTAAAGGTTGTCTATAATCCATGTTCCCCTACTAAAGGTTGTCTCTAATCCATGTTCCCCTACTAAAGGTTGTCTATAATCCATGTTCCCCTACTAAAGGTTGTCTCTAATCCATGTTCCCCTACTAAAGGTTGTCTATAATCCATGTTCCCCTACTAAAGGTTGTCTATAATTCATGTTCCCCAACTAAAGGTTGTCTATAATCCATGTCCCCATAGTAAATATTGTCTCTAATCCATGTTCCCCTACTAAAGGTTGTCTATAATCCATGTTCCCCAACTAAAGGTTGTCTATAATCCATGTTCCCCTACTAAAGGTTGTCTATAATCCATGTTCCCCTACTAAAGGTTGTCTATAATCCATGTTCCCCTACTAAAGGTTGTCTCTAATCCATGTTCCCCTACTAAAGGTTGTCTCTAATCCATGTTCCCCAACGAAAGGTTGTTATACTGTAGATTGACATGTCTTAAGGCCCTGAGAAATGGTTTCCCTGATGGAACGTTGTAATGAATCATCTGTGTAACCTTGTTTTCCTTTCTGTTTTCACAAAGGTTTCTAAAACAACTAAACCGTCTGTAGGCtttcttaaaaataaaataaaatacagaattaCTCTTCCAGCTCTGCATTGGTCTCTTTACGATATTTCATTTACGCGAGACTGTTCTGTTGCGTTCCCAGTACTCCAACGCAACCATGTTCCCTGAGCTATGATGCAACAATGCAACGTGGTATCTTCATTTATTCTACAGTACCGCTGGAACGGAAAACACAGAGCCAAAGAAGAATTGGATCAGTGTTTGGGATGAGAGACAACCTCCTAGATCGTTGCAGGCTACTCTCTCATGTGGTTCCAATTCAGAATGTTGTATTAGAGAATGGAAAGAGGCTTCCGCTCAGTGATTCCATCATCGTTCCTATGCAACTGGCCTGTTCAGAGCGATACATTGCCAATAGTTGGTTTATCGTAGCTAGAGTCTTTTTTTTACAGTAGCCTCTTTTGGGAACAATGCACTCTTCACTGTATCTAGAATACAAAAAATAACCTCCAATTCTCATAACCACCATAATCCACCTTAAAGACATAATCATATCTTCTAAACTGGACATTGTCCATGAAATACAACCAGCTACCAGCTATCAGCTATCAGCTATCAGCTACCAGCTATGAGCTACCAGCTATCAGCTACCAGCTACCAGCTATCAGCCACCAGCTATCAGTTACCAGCTACCAGCTAtcagctaccagctatcagttaCCAGCTATCAGCTACCAGCTACCAGTTACCAGCTATCAGCTACCAGATATCAGTTACCAGCTATCAGCTACCAGCTACCAGTTACCAGCTACCAGCTATCAGCTAGCAGATAccagctaccagctatcagttaCCAGCTATCAGTTACCAGCTACCAGCTACCAGCTACCAGCTATCAGCTACCAGCTACCAGTTACCAGCTACCAGCTACCAGCTATCAGATACCAGCTATCAGCTACCAGCTACCAGTTACCAGCTACCAGCTATCAGCTATCAGTTACCAGCTATCAGATACAAGCTAccagctaccagctatcagttaCCAGCTATCAGTTACCAGCTATCAGATACAAGCTAccagctaccagctatcagttaCCAGCTATCAGCTATCAGCTACCAGCTACCAGCTATCAGATACCAGCTATCAGATACCAGCTATCAGTTACCAGCTATCAGCTATCAGATACCAGCTCTCAGCTATCAGTTACCAGCTACCAGCTACCAGATACCAGCTCTCAGTTACCAGCTACCAGCTACCAGATACCAGCTCTCAGCTATCAGATACCAGCTATCAGTTACCAGCTATCAGCTATCAGATACCAGCTCTCAGCTATCAGTTACCAGCTACCAGCTACCAGATACCAGCTCTCAGCTATCGTGTGTTTCTACCCATTCATCATTAATTCATTAACTTCTCCAGCCAAGCCCATTACATCACAACATGGACACTTGGataccaaatagcaccctattccctatatagtgcactactatagcaccctatttcctatatagtgcactactatagcaccctatttcctatatagtgcacaacttttgattAGGGCACCCTAtgactttggtcaaaagtagtgcactatatagggaatagggctctggtctaaagtagtgcactatatagggaatagggttctatagggctctggtctaaagtagtgcactatatagggaatagggctctggtctaaagtagtgcactatatagggaatagggctctggtctaaagtagtgcactatatagggaatagggctctggtctaaagtagtgcactatatagggaatagggtgctatagggctctggtcaaaagtagtgcactatatagggaatagggtgctgtgtGGGACGTGATCGCAGTGTAGTTCAGGATGTTCAGTGACAAATGTCTCTTCTGGCCCAGCTGTTGACCACATTTCAGGGTTCAGGACCACCTAGAGCCTTGCTGGTGGAGCCCGGAGGGAGGAAATGTAGAGAGCTCAAGTGCTCTTCAGTTATAGACGCTAGTAGTACCTCATAAAGACTAGACTAATGGGTTCACGTGGACCAAGGTTCTGTCCTAAATGAAAtacaatgggccctggtcaaaagtagtgcactgcatagggaatgggttgctattgtagtgcactatatagggaatagggtgctatagtagtgcactatatagggaatagggtgctatagtagtgcactatatagggaatagggtgctatagtagtgcactatatagggaatagggtgctatagtagtgcactatatagggaatagggtgctatagtagtgcactatatagggaatagggtgctatagtagtgcactatatagggaatagggtgctatagtagtgcactatatagggaatagggtgctatagtagtgcactatatagggaatagggtgctatagtagtgcactatatagggaatagggtgctatagtagtgcactatatagggaatagggtgctatagtagtacactatatagggaatagggtgctatagtagtgcactatatagggaatagggtgctatagtagtgcactatatagggaatagggtgctatagtagtgtactatatagggaatagggtgctatagtagtgtactatatagggaatagggtgctatagtagtgtactatatagggaatagggtgtcattgttGAAGAATTGCCCTCACATCAAGCATCAAACTAGAGTCACCAGTCACCATGACTGACAGCTTCTTTCATTACGAAGCAACACACATTTATCATTCAATGGTTTGAGCAACTAGTCCATTAGGccaatgtaacggatgtgaaacgctatCTTAGTTAGCGGCGGTGCGCGGTCTAAAGTTAAACTGTTACACCAACGTGTAAAGTATAGTTTATCATAACGCTTACCACTGCTGTTACCAATAGGGGAATTATCAATACATACACGTCAATATCACAATCACAAGAGCAAGTGAaggcagggaagtcaggaataCAGAATGGTCATTCGTCATTAAATCAATGAGCAATGGCTTGATACATTTGGAAGATAAATCACTTACCATGTACTCCATATTAGATGCCGGAGGGAAAACTTTCCCTCTTACTTTATTGTGATAATCGAGAATGACAAGCATGTCGTTTTGGGAAATATAACGCTTCTTCCTGGTCAGAATAATATTCTTGCTGTCTGCTTCCCCATAGCTGAACGCTGAGCCAAGGTCGGTGAAATTGGTGGCTGGCAGCGTCGAGGACACGGTGGGAGAGTTGGCTGCCAAAACACTTGCTCCGCAAGATATGCACAACAGCAGCAAGTCTATGGAAAAGTGCGGAGCATTCATGTTTTCTTCTTTTCCAGATTTCTCAAATGCTGTATGTGAAGTCTGGATTTAATCTGAAATGAAAGCAATAAAGATCCGAGACATTAGATAAGTATATGTTTACGGTATGCCAACTAGAATGGGCCAGGATTTAAAATGTTCCATGCGTAAAATTGAATAACATCGGTGttattaataaaaaatatatatatatatatgtatatcccACGCAAGTATGTAACCTAAGATAGTGTGGCATTTCAAATAGTCAAAATGTCAAAGATGCATTCAGTAGAGAAATATCGGTGTCAACAGAAGAAATAAATTCCCTGGAAACTTGGAGCGGTCCTACCTTCTCCTTTTCAGCCGTATCTTGTACCTGCGTTGCCAGGCGACACTCTTCCAACCTTCCAGTTAGAATAGTAGacaggagggatagagagagagagagagagagagagatgatgctCAGTTCAAGCAGTAGCCCAGACTAGTCAAACTATACGAGGACTTCGGCTGCCGTTCTGCGCGCCGGGTTTTTATATATCACAGCGGTAGATGCAGGAAGTACGCCGGTCCGAAGGTGTGCTGACTGAGTCCCCTCCCTTTCACCTGAAAACAAAAACATGATTTGGAGAGAGATGTTATGTTGTATCACCTTCCTGGCAGAGAGAGCTTGCTTTAACTTAATCACAAACATCTGTTTTAAATTTGCGCAGCTGGACAAAGGGAAGAGGAAAATACGCGATGAGAAAGACACATAATCTCGTAATTCAGGTCAGATAGAGGTTTGGGAAGGGAGGTGGGTTTTACTGCGGTCATCTGGCAACAGAGACTATATGATGAGAAACTGGCTAAAGAAACATATAGGGCTAACCCACATATAGGGCTAACCCACATATAGGGCTAACCCACATATAGGGCTAACCCACATATAGGACTAACCCACATATAGGGCTAACCCACATATAGGGCTAACCCACATATAGGGCTAACCCACATACAGGGCTAACCCACATGTAGGGCTAACCCACATATAGGGCTAACCCACATATAGGGCTAACCCACATATAGGGCTAACCAACATACAGGGCTAACCAACATATAGGGCTAACCCACGTGTAGGGCTAACCCACATATAGGGCTAACCAACATACAGGGCTAACCAACATACAGGGCTAACCCACATATAGGGCTAACCCACATATAGGGCTAACCAACATATAGGGCTAACCCACGTGTAGGGCTAACCCACATACAGGGCTAACCCACATATAGGGCTAACCCACATATAGGGCTAACCAACATATAGGGCTAACCCACGTGTAGGGCTAACCCACATACAGGGCTAACCCACATATAGGGCTAACCAACATATAGGGCTAACCCACGTGTAGGGCTAACCCACATACAGGGCTAACCCACATATAGGGCTAACCAACATATAGGGCTAACCCACGTGTAGGGCTAACCCACATATAGGGCTAACCCACATACAGGGCTAACCCACATATAGGACTAACCCACATATAGGGCTAACCCACATATAGGACTAACCCACATATAGGGCTAACCCACATATAGGACTAACCCACATATAGGGCTAACCCACATACAGGGCTAACCCACATATAGGACTAACCCACATATAGGACTAACCCACATACAGGGCTAACCCACATACAGGGCTAACCCACATATAGGGCTAACCCACATGTAGGGCTAACCCACATACAGGGCTAACCCACGTGTAGGGCTAACCCACATATAGGGCTAACCCACATATAGGGCTAACCCACATACAGGGCTAACCCACATATAGGGCTAACCCACATATAGGGCTAACCCACATATAGGGCTAACCCACTTAACATGGCTCTTATAGTGACGTTCGCTACACTGTGAAAAAGATGGCCATTATTCTACCTAtgtcgcagtggtctaaggcactgcatctcattgctagaggcgtcactacaggccctggttcaattccaggcattatcacaaccggccgccataattaggagtcccataggacggcacacaattggcccagctttgtctgggtttggccggggtaggccataattttaaataagaatgtgttcttaattaactaacttgtctagttaaataaatttAAATTAAATGATTGAACCCATCAAGTGGTCAGAACATAAGAGCGTAAACACAAGGAGGACATCTAACAGGTTTCTGGTCTGGCTGGGGTGAGTGACCTCCAACAGGTTTCTGGTCTGGCTGGGGTGAGTGACCTCCAACAGGTTTCTGGTCTGGCTGGGGTGAGTGATCTCCAACAGGTTTCTGGTCTGGCTGGGGTGAGTGACCTCCAACGGGTTTCTGGTCTGGCTGGGGTGAGTGACCTCCATCAGGTTTCTGGTCTGGCTGGGGTGAGTGACCTCCAACAGGTTTCTGGTCTGGCTGGGGTGAGTGACCTCCAACAGGTTTCTGGTCTGGCTGGGGTGAGTGACCTCCAACAGGTTTCTGGTCTGGCTGGGGTGAGTGACCTCCAACAGGTTTCTGGTCTGGCTGGGGTGAGTGACCTCCAACAGGTTTCTGGTCTGGCTGGGGTGAGTGACCTCCAACAGGTTTCTGGTCTGGCTGGGGTGAGTGACCTCCAACAGGTTTCTGGTCTGGCTGGGGTGAGTGACCTCCATCAGGTGTCTGGTCTGGCTGGGGTGAGTGACCTCCAACAGGTTTCTGGTCTGGCTGGGGTGAGTGACCTTCAACAGGTTTCTGGTCTGGCTGGGGTGAGTGACCTCCAACAGGTTTCTGGTCTGGCTGGGGTGAGTGACCTCCAACAGGTTTCTGGTCTGGCTGGGGTGAGTGACCTCCATCAGGTTTCTGGTCTGGCTGGGGTGAGTGACCTCCAACAGGTTTCTGGTCTGGCTGGGGTGAGTGACCTCCAACAGGTTTCTGGTCTGGCTGGGGTGAGTGACCTCCAACAGGTTTCTGGTCTGGCTGGGGTGAGTGACCTCCATCAGGTTTCTGGTCTGGCTGGGGTGAGTGACCTCCAACAGGTTTCTGGTCTGGCTGGGGTGAGTGACCTCCAACAGGTTTCTGGTCTGGCTGGGGTGAGTGACCTCCAACAGGTTTCTGGTCTGGCTGGGGTGAGTGACCTCCAACAGGTTTCTGGTCTGGCTGGGGTGAGTGATCTCCAACAGGTTTCTGGTCTGGCTGGGGTGAGTGACCTCCAACAGGTTTCTGGTCTGGCTGGGGTGAGTGACCTCCAACAGGTTTCTGGTCTGGCTGGGGTGAGTGACCTCCAACAGGTTTCTGGTCTGGCTGGGGTGAGTGACCTCCAACAGGTTTCTGGTCTGGCTGGGGTGAGTGACCTCCAACAGGTTTCTGGTCTGGCTGGGGTGAGTGTCGGATCCCTTTGTTTTTCTTTGTCTTATTCATTCTAATACTGTAAAGATTCTACTTGTTCAGTGTTTGGGTCCTCAGGAGCTCTGAGCCAAGTTAAGAAGACCCGTCGACAGGTCACTGTCTCTGGCAGCTGCTGAACAAATTAAAGCAACTTGACTCAGGAAcaattttcttctctccctactctctctctctctctctctctctctccctatctctcttcctatctctctctcgggTTCTTTCCCAAAATGTACTTGGAAAGAACTACATTTTTAAGTTCTGGAATAGTGAGTGGAAGGATAATGTATCACTGTATCGCAGTGTTATTGCTCGTCCATGTACTTTGCTCTCTGATTCTTTGCTGATAatgaattgtttttttttatcctgcACACCTATTATTTGTGAACTCCAGTCATGTCCCTTCCTACTCCTAACAAGCCATTTGTTACTCTGTAAAGTCCAACAGAAACAAGAAGTATTGAATTCTGGTGCTTTAGATTATCTTTCTTGTCTCTTTCTTCTGAATCCAGTCAACAGAGAAATGTCTTATTTTTTTTGTAGCATTTTCTACATTTTCTACATTATTTCTCCCCAGGTATTTAATGGCTGtgtgatgtggaggctatatacagggtattaaggtacagagtcaatgtggagactatatacagggtattacggtacagagtcaatgtggagactatatacagggtattacggtacagagtcaatgtggagactatatacagggtattacggtacagagtcaatgtggaggctatatacagggtattacggtacagagtcaatgtggagactatatacagggtattacggtacagagtcaatgtggaggctatatacagggtattatggtacagagtcaatgtggagactatatacagggtattacggtacagagtcaatgtggaggctatatacagggtgttacggtacagagtcaatgtggaggctatatacagggggtaccggtacagagtcaatgtggaggctatatacagggggtaccggtacagagtcaatgtggaggctatatacagggtgttacggtaccgagtcaatgtggaggctatatacagggtgttacggtacagagtcaatgtggagactatatacagggggtaccggtacagagtcaatgtggaggatatatacagggtattacggtacagagtcaatgtggaggctatatacagggggtatcggtacagagtcaatgtggaggctatatacagggggtaccggtacagtcaatgtgcgggggcaccggttagtcgaggtaattgaggtaatatgtgacccgattcaggaaagtAGGCATATGTTGCAAGTCACAACTACACAGGAGATTTGAAGTTGAGTTTGAAGTTTTttaatcaaaatgcgtttttttttttaaggctGAAACGCCTTCTTGAACATGTtagctttcatgtgccttaatatcaaacttgtatgccatctgtaaatagaaatacaattgttaaattacgagccttgttggttaagcccCATAAGATCTTCCCGTTAGCCATTATGGGTTGAGATAATGAGCTGGACATACCGAGAGATCAGATTGGTCTTCCATATAGAGGGCTTTTGtatatttgagctggtcagtctgtgttcCTGTCGAACGTGGCTTTTAAAAAAACGTGTAGTGCCTaggtatttcacctttatttaaccaggtaggcaagttgagaacatgttctcatttacaattgcgacctggccaagataaagcaaagcagtttgacagatacaacgacacagagttacacatggagtaaaacaaacatacagtgaataatacagtataaacaagtctatatacgatgtgagcaaaggaggtgagaagggaggtaaaggcaaaaaggccatggtggcaaagtaaatacaatatagcaagtaaaacactggaatggtagttttgcaatggaagaatgtgcaaagtagaaataaaaataatggggtgcaaaggagcaaaataaataaataaataaaatacagttgggaaagaggtagttgtttgggctaaattataggtgggctatgtacaggtgcagtaatctgtaagatgctctgacagttggtgcttaaagctagtgagggagataagtgtttccagtttcagagatttttgtagttcgttccagtcattggcagcagagaactggaaggagaggcggccaaagaaagaattggttttggaggtaa
This genomic window from Oncorhynchus gorbuscha isolate QuinsamMale2020 ecotype Even-year linkage group LG07, OgorEven_v1.0, whole genome shotgun sequence contains:
- the LOC124039084 gene encoding peptidase inhibitor 15-A-like, with protein sequence MNAPHFSIDLLLLCISCGASVLAANSPTVSSTLPATNFTDLGSAFSYGEADSKNIILTRKKRYISQNDMLVILDYHNKVRGKVFPPASNMEYMTWDETLSKSAEDWAHACLWEHGPRHLLRFLGQNLSVRTGRYRSILQLVKPWHDEVKDYVFPYPRDCNPRCPLKCYGPMCTHYTQMVWATTNKVGCAIHTCHNMNVWGNVWKRTTYLVCNYSSKGNWIGEAPYKVGVPCSACPPSYGGSCSNNMCFPALNTNYLQWFK